CACTCACCAAAGAAGCTAACAAAGACAAATTCCTTGCTTTACTCGAAAGAGTCTTAGGAGAAACAATTGTCGTAGTAATTGTCTCTGTGGTACCTGTTTTTGTCGAAATAGGAACAGAAGAAGCCATAATCCAACCCTAAAAAATTTGTAAGAGTGTACTAAAGATGGCATTTTTTTCTCAAAAACTCAATTATTAGAGGATTCATATTTTTCTCGAGAGAGAAAGTTCTCCGGACTAAAAGGTTGGGGCAGCTTCAAAATTACCAACCAGCCCTCTCCTTCAGGATAGAGGTTAATAAACTCTGAATCTTCTTTCAGAGCCTCATTGATTTTCAAAACAGAGCCTTCCAAAGGCGTTAACACTTCTATAGCAGCTTTCGAAGACTCTAAAAGAGCTAAGATGTCCCCGCTTTTCAATAGTTTCTCTACAGAGGGTAAATCAACGTGTATAATTTCTCCTAAATTTTCCCTCATGATAGCGCTTAAACCCATCTTTACAACATTCGAATGTATGGGTGACATCCAGACATGATTCTCCGAAAAGTACACTATTGCTCTCCTTGGTTGCCTATTATCTACACATTAGATTAATAAGGTACTCGCCTAAAACTTCATTCATAAGCTGCTTTTCTATCAATGCAACTTGATCCACCTCTTCGACAAAGGCTCCTGAAGACAGTTCGCGAACGATGTAATAGTAAGGCCCCTCCTTGTCCCTTACTTGGATCGGGGAAGGCTTCTCAACATACTGCTCCATCTCAGTAAAAGAATCGAAAAAAGCTGGATCAGTTCGATATACGGTCATGCACATTTTCTCTGGCTGCCAGTTAATTGTTCCAGAACGCAGAACTCCTGATCGATGTTCTTCTAGGAGGGGGGCAACCCTTTTCAAAATCCGAACGCTCTCCTCATCTGCTGGGTATCGCTGTGCTAAAGCTTCTAGAATTTCTTGCATAGGAGAGAGCCCTTTATGATCAGCTACTATCGTTTTCAAAATATCCTTACGAAAAGCTTCTTTAAAGGAAACTATCTCTTCCTGATCAAACCGTTCTTCCACATCAAAAGAATAATAAGTTTCGCCATCCTGACTGAAACAATCGACATTATCTGTTTCATTCA
This is a stretch of genomic DNA from Chlamydiifrater phoenicopteri. It encodes these proteins:
- a CDS encoding glycine cleavage protein H-like protein (part of multienzyme complex composed of H, L, P, and T proteins which catalyzes oxidation of glycine to yield carbon dioxide, ammonia, 5,10-CH2-H4folate and a reduced pyridine nucleotide; protein H is involved in transfer of methylamine group from the P to T protein; covalently bound to a lipoyl cofactor); this translates as MYFSENHVWMSPIHSNVVKMGLSAIMRENLGEIIHVDLPSVEKLLKSGDILALLESSKAAIEVLTPLEGSVLKINEALKEDSEFINLYPEGEGWLVILKLPQPFSPENFLSREKYESSNN